In Reichenbachiella agarivorans, one genomic interval encodes:
- a CDS encoding DUF3575 domain-containing protein, whose amino-acid sequence MIMRHLKYIGISLLLLFAYTQKANAQQDIQINFSNLIFYEINVNHEFATLGDEVSLGVFGGYVYGFPEQDNHRYYYFGPELRIYPFATNGTDGFFVGIYGRYKNGYTRRTLEENGYTLISNDYIENKDSENIDFQKVAFGINMGFKWVTRSNLLIGFNMALGRNAYYNYEDDFPNSIKHQVTSDSYHSSIDGNNIDSQYWDFRVGFNIGYRFGSSKIKTSE is encoded by the coding sequence ATGATAATGAGACATCTCAAATACATCGGAATTTCGTTATTGCTACTCTTTGCTTATACACAAAAGGCAAATGCTCAGCAAGACATCCAAATCAACTTTAGTAACTTGATTTTTTATGAAATCAACGTCAACCACGAGTTTGCCACATTGGGAGACGAAGTTTCTTTAGGTGTATTTGGTGGATATGTCTATGGATTCCCTGAGCAAGACAACCACAGATATTATTATTTTGGTCCTGAACTACGCATTTATCCTTTTGCTACCAATGGAACGGATGGTTTTTTCGTGGGAATCTACGGCAGGTATAAAAACGGATATACCAGAAGAACCCTCGAAGAGAATGGCTATACACTGATTAGCAATGACTATATAGAAAACAAGGATTCTGAAAACATTGATTTTCAAAAAGTAGCCTTTGGTATCAACATGGGGTTCAAATGGGTCACCCGATCCAATCTTTTGATTGGATTCAATATGGCACTAGGAAGGAATGCTTACTACAACTATGAGGATGATTTCCCCAATAGTATCAAACATCAGGTAACCTCTGATTCTTACCACAGTTCAATAGATGGCAACAATATTGACAGCCAATACTGGGATTTCAGAGTCGGCTTCAATATCGGCTACCGATTTGGTAGCTCTAAAATCAAAACTTCGGAGTAA
- a CDS encoding Maf family nucleotide pyrophosphatase, which produces MSKKLILASNSPRRQQMLRELGMAFEVKTLEVDESYGDMPADEVAEYLAVKKNQAYRAILDEEVVITADTIVIHQQRVLGKPKSEEEAVDMIRSMASNTHQVVSAVCISDGEKVVSFSDRVEVTMSQLTDEEIHHYVSVYQPMDKAGAYGIQEWMGMVGVEKISGSFYSVVGLPIHRVYQSLKSDFGITPKF; this is translated from the coding sequence ATGAGCAAAAAACTGATATTGGCATCTAATTCACCAAGAAGACAACAAATGCTGCGAGAGTTGGGAATGGCGTTTGAGGTGAAGACACTGGAAGTAGACGAAAGCTACGGAGACATGCCCGCAGATGAGGTCGCAGAGTACTTGGCGGTCAAAAAGAACCAAGCTTACAGAGCAATATTGGATGAGGAGGTAGTGATTACTGCTGATACGATTGTGATACATCAGCAGCGGGTGTTGGGGAAGCCCAAGAGCGAAGAGGAAGCTGTTGATATGATACGATCTATGGCAAGCAACACGCATCAGGTCGTCTCTGCGGTTTGTATCTCGGATGGAGAGAAAGTGGTCAGTTTCAGTGATAGGGTAGAGGTGACGATGAGCCAACTGACTGATGAGGAAATTCATCATTATGTATCGGTTTATCAGCCCATGGACAAGGCAGGAGCCTATGGTATCCAGGAGTGGATGGGGATGGTAGGTGTAGAGAAGATTTCAGGTTCTTTTTACTCAGTAGTCGGCTTACCGATACATCGTGTTTATCAGAGCCTGAAATCCGATTTTGGGATTACTCCGAAGTTTTGA
- the accC gene encoding acetyl-CoA carboxylase biotin carboxylase subunit: MKKFKKILVANRGEIALRIMRSAKEMKISTLAVYSTAERNSPHVSFADEAVCIGEPAAAKSYLNIDKIVEVCLEHDVDAVHPGYGFLSENPLFARALEDNGIVLIGPSPHSMKLMGDKLTSKQLMEKYAVPMVPGVNEAVADVKEAKRVASDIGYPVMIKASAGGGGKGMRVINSEDELESMMARAISEAATSFGNDAVFIEKYVSNPRHIEIQVLADSHGNTVHLFERECSIQRRHQKLIEEAPSSVLTHEKRMEMGAAAVIAAKACDYVGAGTVEFMVDSAMNFYFLEMNTRLQVEHCVTEEITGIDLVKEQVKIAQGGMLSFTQEDLKIHGHAIEVRVCAEDPSNNFLPSTGQLTLYQRPQGVGVRVDDGYEQGMTVAMHYDPMIGKLICKAATRDEVIDRMIRAIEDFKIGGVETTLGFCKFAINHPAFRSGQFDTGFVSKHFDPAALEEDFAEKNALAAIVAVKVLQKQKEASLPVNQKSAGWQSRRS; this comes from the coding sequence ATGAAAAAGTTTAAGAAGATCCTAGTAGCCAACAGAGGAGAGATAGCTCTGAGAATCATGCGGTCAGCCAAGGAGATGAAGATTTCGACCCTTGCGGTGTACAGTACGGCGGAGCGCAATTCTCCTCATGTGAGTTTCGCAGATGAGGCAGTTTGCATAGGAGAACCAGCTGCTGCAAAATCTTATTTAAATATAGATAAGATTGTAGAGGTATGTCTGGAGCATGATGTAGATGCTGTACATCCTGGCTATGGGTTTTTGTCCGAAAATCCGCTTTTTGCCCGCGCGTTGGAGGATAATGGTATCGTACTGATAGGACCTAGTCCTCACTCCATGAAGTTGATGGGAGATAAGTTAACTTCTAAGCAGTTGATGGAAAAGTATGCGGTACCTATGGTTCCAGGTGTCAATGAAGCTGTGGCTGATGTCAAGGAGGCTAAGCGTGTGGCCAGTGATATTGGGTATCCCGTGATGATTAAAGCATCTGCAGGTGGTGGAGGCAAAGGCATGCGTGTGATAAATAGCGAGGATGAATTGGAGTCGATGATGGCACGTGCCATTAGCGAAGCGGCGACTTCATTTGGTAATGATGCAGTGTTCATAGAAAAGTATGTGTCGAATCCCCGACATATCGAAATCCAAGTTTTAGCAGATAGCCATGGCAATACGGTTCATTTGTTTGAGCGTGAATGCAGTATTCAGCGCCGACATCAAAAACTTATCGAAGAAGCACCATCGTCAGTTTTGACTCATGAGAAGCGAATGGAGATGGGGGCGGCTGCCGTGATAGCTGCCAAAGCATGTGATTATGTGGGCGCAGGTACGGTGGAGTTTATGGTAGATAGTGCTATGAACTTTTACTTCTTAGAGATGAATACGCGCTTGCAGGTGGAGCATTGTGTGACAGAGGAGATAACAGGTATTGATTTGGTCAAGGAACAAGTCAAGATAGCACAGGGGGGCATGTTGTCGTTCACTCAGGAAGATCTCAAAATTCACGGACATGCCATAGAGGTGAGGGTCTGTGCCGAAGATCCTAGCAATAACTTTTTACCCTCTACGGGTCAATTGACTTTGTATCAAAGACCGCAGGGTGTGGGCGTGAGAGTAGATGATGGTTATGAACAAGGTATGACTGTCGCAATGCACTATGACCCTATGATTGGCAAGCTGATATGCAAGGCAGCGACTAGGGATGAAGTGATTGATCGAATGATACGTGCCATAGAAGATTTCAAAATTGGTGGTGTAGAAACCACACTGGGGTTTTGTAAGTTTGCTATCAATCATCCTGCTTTTAGATCAGGTCAGTTTGATACAGGATTTGTATCCAAACATTTTGATCCTGCTGCATTGGAAGAGGATTTTGCTGAGAAGAATGCTCTTGCAGCGATCGTGGCAGTCAAGGTATTGCAAAAGCAAAAAGAAGCCAGTCTGCCAGTGAATCAAAAATCTGCAGGTTGGCAATCGAGGAGATCATAA
- a CDS encoding aminotransferase class I/II-fold pyridoxal phosphate-dependent enzyme gives MDLFEKFSKDMGPLGQHSDMDNTNYYMFPKLEGPIAPRMQFRGKEVLTWSLNNYLGLANHPEVREADTKATADWGLAYPMGARMMTGNTEHHEKFENDLAAFVQKESCMLLNFGYQGIMSAIDALVGRKDIVVYDAECHACIIDGLRLHVGKRFVYLHNDMESLEKQLVRAEKMAKETGGGILVITEGVFGMSGSMGNLKGVVELKKKFQFRLLIDDAHGFGTMGKTGAGTGEEQGVQDGVDLYFSTFAKSMASIGAFIAGDKNVIEYLKYNTRSQIFAKSLPMPLVLGNQKRLDLLKSSPELKDKLWTIVNAMQKGLRDKGFNIGKTQSPVTPVLLNGIWQEAANMIMDLRNNYNIFCSMIVYPVVPKGVIMLRIIPTAAHSLEDVDQTISVFEEIKKKLDKGVYQSEEVGQLA, from the coding sequence ATGGATTTATTTGAAAAATTTTCGAAGGACATGGGCCCACTTGGGCAGCATTCAGACATGGATAATACTAATTATTACATGTTCCCCAAATTGGAAGGTCCCATCGCTCCACGCATGCAGTTCAGAGGTAAAGAGGTATTGACATGGAGTTTGAACAACTACTTGGGTCTTGCCAACCATCCGGAAGTGAGAGAAGCTGATACAAAGGCTACAGCAGATTGGGGATTGGCTTATCCTATGGGAGCCAGAATGATGACGGGAAACACGGAACATCATGAAAAATTCGAAAATGATCTTGCTGCCTTTGTTCAGAAGGAATCATGCATGCTCCTCAACTTCGGTTATCAGGGCATCATGTCTGCGATTGACGCCCTTGTTGGCAGAAAAGACATCGTAGTATATGACGCAGAATGTCATGCATGTATCATCGATGGTTTGAGACTTCACGTTGGCAAAAGATTCGTCTATCTACACAACGACATGGAGAGCTTGGAAAAGCAATTGGTACGTGCAGAGAAAATGGCTAAAGAAACAGGAGGTGGGATTTTGGTCATCACCGAAGGTGTATTTGGTATGTCAGGAAGCATGGGTAACCTCAAAGGCGTGGTGGAATTGAAGAAAAAATTCCAATTCAGACTACTTATCGACGATGCACATGGTTTTGGTACTATGGGCAAAACTGGTGCAGGAACGGGAGAAGAGCAAGGTGTACAGGACGGAGTAGATTTATACTTCTCTACATTTGCTAAGTCAATGGCCAGCATTGGAGCCTTCATCGCAGGTGACAAAAATGTCATTGAATACCTAAAATACAATACAAGATCTCAAATTTTCGCTAAGTCTCTCCCAATGCCATTGGTACTTGGAAACCAGAAGAGATTGGATTTATTGAAATCTAGCCCAGAGTTGAAAGACAAGCTATGGACTATTGTAAACGCTATGCAAAAAGGCCTTAGAGATAAAGGTTTCAACATAGGAAAAACACAGTCTCCCGTAACGCCTGTTCTTTTGAATGGTATCTGGCAAGAAGCTGCCAATATGATCATGGACTTGAGAAACAACTACAATATCTTCTGCTCGATGATCGTGTATCCAGTAGTCCCTAAAGGTGTGATTATGTTGAGAATTATCCCAACTGCAGCTCACAGTTTGGAGGATGTTGACCAAACGATTTCTGTATTCGAAGAGATCAAAAAGAAGTTGGATAAAGGCGTATATCAATCAGAAGAAGTAGGACAATTGGCATAA
- a CDS encoding histone H1, whose product MNRFNEVKDLILALEGDFDKFYDKKNQAAGTRVRKGMQELKNLAQEIRVEVQNVKNQG is encoded by the coding sequence ATGAACAGATTTAATGAAGTGAAAGACCTGATCCTAGCATTAGAAGGTGATTTTGACAAATTCTATGATAAGAAGAATCAAGCAGCTGGCACGAGAGTAAGAAAAGGCATGCAAGAACTAAAAAACCTAGCTCAAGAGATTAGAGTTGAAGTTCAAAACGTCAAAAATCAAGGTTAA
- the dapA gene encoding 4-hydroxy-tetrahydrodipicolinate synthase, whose amino-acid sequence MNNKFKGTGVALVTPFSKDSSVDFDALAALVKHVTDGGVDYLVVMGTTAESPTLSGAEKIEVLRFVKSVNNKNLPIVYGLGGNDTRAMVEKFKKFEVEVDAFLVVCPYYNRPNQMGLKAHYKAIADAAKKPIILYNVPKRTGVNLEAKTVLELAKHPNIIGIKEANGNHVDQCREIALSMPDDFLLTSGDDDLIIPFIQAGGHGVISVIANALPKHTVQIVNQALAGDMDTAVAHNKEIEELLSLIFVEGNPTGVKALLNSKGLGENVLRLPLVAASKELYAKIEAAAKKLS is encoded by the coding sequence ATGAATAACAAATTTAAGGGCACAGGAGTTGCCTTGGTCACACCATTTAGTAAGGATTCTTCAGTGGATTTTGATGCATTGGCAGCTTTGGTGAAGCATGTGACTGATGGAGGGGTGGATTACCTTGTAGTGATGGGTACGACAGCTGAGTCGCCTACTTTGTCAGGAGCGGAGAAGATAGAGGTGCTGCGCTTTGTCAAGTCTGTGAATAACAAAAATTTACCAATTGTTTATGGTTTGGGAGGCAATGATACCCGAGCCATGGTTGAGAAGTTCAAAAAGTTTGAAGTAGAAGTTGATGCTTTTTTGGTCGTATGTCCCTATTACAATCGTCCCAATCAGATGGGGTTGAAAGCTCACTACAAGGCTATTGCAGACGCTGCCAAAAAACCCATCATCCTATACAATGTGCCAAAACGTACAGGGGTGAATTTAGAAGCAAAAACAGTCTTGGAACTTGCCAAGCATCCTAATATCATAGGGATAAAAGAAGCCAATGGTAATCATGTAGATCAGTGTCGTGAAATAGCACTATCTATGCCTGATGATTTTCTCTTGACATCTGGCGATGATGATCTAATCATACCATTTATTCAGGCAGGTGGCCATGGAGTTATTTCAGTGATTGCCAATGCACTGCCCAAGCACACCGTACAGATTGTCAACCAAGCATTGGCAGGGGATATGGATACGGCTGTCGCTCACAACAAAGAGATTGAGGAGTTGTTGAGCTTGATATTCGTAGAAGGAAACCCGACTGGGGTAAAAGCACTTTTGAATAGTAAAGGATTGGGTGAGAATGTCTTGCGTTTGCCTTTGGTCGCAGCTTCTAAAGAACTGTATGCTAAGATAGAAGCCGCGGCAAAGAAGCTCTCTTAA
- a CDS encoding DUF6913 domain-containing protein, with protein sequence MIGKYFVNLLTKFALKKKPRRDSGSYSTARKIGILYSYSTEKNHNLTYEFVEELEKEGKVVKILAFIPKAKKTDVYKYPYFSEKDLKASGKWDKKEVVEFKNEEFDYLLSLDKELNKYSKNILATCRAKCRVGQANEGVNEYFEMMINHDDEDFGSLLRQVHHYIKNIRNE encoded by the coding sequence ATGATAGGAAAATACTTTGTAAATCTGCTGACCAAGTTTGCTTTGAAAAAGAAGCCTCGGCGAGATTCTGGGAGTTATTCAACTGCTAGGAAAATTGGAATCCTATATAGCTATAGCACTGAGAAGAACCACAATTTGACGTATGAATTTGTGGAAGAATTGGAGAAGGAAGGGAAAGTTGTCAAGATTTTGGCTTTCATCCCCAAAGCAAAAAAGACAGATGTCTATAAATACCCCTATTTCAGTGAAAAAGACTTGAAAGCCAGTGGCAAATGGGATAAAAAGGAAGTTGTTGAGTTTAAAAATGAAGAATTCGACTACCTGCTTTCTTTAGATAAAGAGCTAAATAAATATTCAAAGAACATATTGGCTACTTGCCGAGCTAAATGCCGAGTAGGTCAAGCAAATGAAGGGGTGAATGAATATTTTGAAATGATGATTAATCATGATGATGAAGACTTTGGATCCCTCTTGAGACAGGTTCATCACTATATAAAAAACATAAGGAATGAATAA
- the ligA gene encoding NAD-dependent DNA ligase LigA: MTNEAAYIEIEELSQKINYYNNQYYQNNESEITDYEFDQLMARLIALENEYPELKKSDSPSQRVGGTITKEFETVTHKYRMLSLANTYSADELRDFDKRVEKGLGGQPYEYICELKFDGVAISLTYKNGVLDTAVTRGDGTKGDNITANARTIKSIPLKVSGDHVPTEFEVRGEVFMPSKVFIELNEQKEAAGEERLANPRNTASGTLKMQDSSIVAARKLDCYLYALLGENIAVNTHEDAIHKIETLGFHVSQTYQKCATIDEVIAYVQKWETQRHELDVETDGIVIKVNSLDQQNELGFTAKNPRWAISYKYKAESALTRLNDVVYQVGRTGSITPVAELEPVLLAGTTVKRASLHNANEIERQDLRIGDYVFVEKGGEIIPKVTGVDLSQRGSNAVPFKYTQSCPACGSELVRYEGEANHYCPNVEACPPQIKGMIEHFIHRKAMDIDSLGEQTIKLLYDKGYLHNVADLYDLTYDQIIELEGFKDLSAQNLLKGIEASKSAPFELLLFGLGIRFVGKTVAEKLAVHFKNMDQLMQATYDELIEVPEIGERIAQSLLAYFAKEENKEIVARLKLAGLQMQIDESQFQRTSDALNAATFVISGVFENHSREELQAMIKDHGGKVVSSISAKLDYLLAGDKMGPAKLEKATKLGIKIISEHDFEVMLSQGI; encoded by the coding sequence ATGACAAACGAGGCAGCATACATAGAGATAGAAGAACTCAGTCAAAAGATCAATTACTATAACAATCAGTACTATCAGAACAATGAATCTGAAATCACTGATTATGAGTTTGATCAATTGATGGCGCGTCTGATTGCCCTCGAAAATGAATACCCTGAATTGAAGAAAAGTGATTCTCCTTCGCAGCGTGTAGGAGGAACCATCACCAAAGAGTTTGAGACGGTCACACACAAGTACCGCATGCTTTCTCTAGCCAATACTTATTCAGCGGATGAGCTTCGTGATTTTGACAAGAGAGTAGAAAAGGGGTTGGGTGGGCAGCCCTATGAGTATATCTGTGAACTCAAATTTGATGGAGTTGCGATCAGTTTAACCTATAAAAATGGTGTTCTTGATACTGCAGTGACCCGAGGTGATGGCACCAAAGGAGATAATATTACTGCCAATGCCCGGACGATCAAGTCCATTCCACTCAAGGTGTCTGGAGACCATGTCCCTACAGAGTTTGAGGTGAGAGGTGAGGTTTTTATGCCGAGCAAGGTCTTCATAGAACTCAACGAGCAGAAAGAAGCTGCAGGAGAAGAGCGATTGGCAAATCCTCGTAATACCGCTTCTGGCACATTGAAAATGCAGGACTCTTCTATCGTAGCAGCTCGCAAGCTGGATTGCTATCTCTATGCCTTGCTGGGAGAAAACATTGCAGTCAATACCCATGAGGACGCCATACACAAAATCGAAACTTTGGGATTTCATGTTTCTCAAACTTATCAAAAGTGCGCGACTATTGATGAAGTGATCGCTTATGTGCAGAAATGGGAGACCCAAAGACATGAATTGGATGTAGAGACCGATGGGATAGTCATCAAGGTCAATAGTCTAGATCAACAAAATGAACTGGGATTTACTGCCAAAAACCCAAGATGGGCAATTTCATACAAATACAAGGCTGAGAGTGCGTTGACTCGTCTCAATGATGTGGTCTATCAAGTAGGCCGGACAGGTTCGATCACGCCAGTTGCAGAGTTGGAACCTGTGTTGCTCGCGGGTACCACTGTGAAACGGGCTTCGTTGCACAATGCCAATGAGATCGAACGGCAAGATTTGCGCATTGGTGATTATGTTTTCGTAGAGAAGGGAGGAGAAATCATTCCGAAAGTTACGGGCGTAGATTTAAGCCAAAGAGGTTCCAATGCTGTACCGTTCAAATATACTCAGAGTTGTCCAGCCTGTGGCTCAGAGCTGGTGCGGTACGAAGGAGAAGCGAACCACTATTGCCCCAACGTAGAGGCCTGTCCTCCGCAGATCAAAGGAATGATCGAGCATTTCATCCACCGAAAGGCGATGGATATCGATTCTCTTGGTGAGCAAACCATCAAGCTGCTCTATGACAAGGGATATTTGCATAATGTAGCGGATTTGTATGATCTGACTTATGATCAAATCATCGAATTGGAAGGGTTCAAAGACCTGAGCGCGCAGAATCTGCTCAAAGGTATTGAAGCGTCAAAAAGTGCGCCTTTTGAATTGCTGCTATTTGGTCTTGGAATCAGGTTTGTAGGCAAGACAGTGGCAGAAAAACTAGCTGTTCACTTCAAGAATATGGATCAATTGATGCAGGCGACTTATGATGAATTGATTGAGGTGCCAGAGATTGGTGAGCGAATTGCACAGAGTCTGTTGGCATACTTTGCCAAGGAAGAGAATAAAGAAATTGTTGCACGACTCAAACTAGCAGGCCTGCAAATGCAGATAGATGAATCGCAGTTTCAACGTACAAGTGACGCGCTCAATGCAGCTACCTTTGTGATCTCTGGGGTGTTTGAGAATCACAGTCGTGAGGAGCTACAGGCCATGATCAAAGACCATGGAGGAAAAGTTGTGTCATCCATCTCTGCCAAGTTGGACTATCTCTTGGCAGGAGATAAAATGGGGCCAGCCAAATTGGAGAAGGCTACTAAATTAGGAATTAAAATCATTTCGGAGCACGACTTTGAAGTGATGCTAAGCCAAGGAATATGA
- the der gene encoding ribosome biogenesis GTPase Der produces MSNILAITGRPNVGKSTLFNRLVEFKKAIMDNESGVTRDRHYGFGQWTGKYFTVIDTGGYVMGSDDIFEEQIREQVKMALDEATVILFMVDCKDGMTDMDKDFANILRELKKPVYVVANKADNPDLEMQSSEFYALGLESEVFSISSASGSGTGELLDQVVTHFQDDDVENPEEGIPRISILGRPNAGKSSFLNALLGKDRSIVTDIAGTTRDAINSRYKLFGKDFILTDTAGIRKKSKVREDIEFYSVLRAIQSLQDSDVCMVMVDATRGFEAQDMSIIALADKYKKGIMIMVNKWDLIENKESNTAEHFRKEIQEKLGNPLSYIPIIFTSVLTKQRIFQAMELAIEVNENRTRRVPTSELNEVMLPEIERYPPPALKGKYIKIKYITQLPTKTPSFAFFCNLPQYIKEPYERFLLNKLRSHFNFQGVPVKIYFRQK; encoded by the coding sequence TTGTCTAATATTTTAGCCATTACAGGAAGACCCAACGTCGGTAAGTCTACTCTTTTTAACCGACTGGTAGAATTCAAAAAAGCCATCATGGATAACGAAAGCGGTGTGACTCGCGATCGTCATTATGGTTTTGGACAATGGACGGGCAAATATTTCACAGTCATTGATACAGGTGGATATGTAATGGGGTCTGACGACATATTCGAAGAACAAATCCGAGAACAAGTAAAAATGGCCTTGGATGAAGCCACCGTTATCCTATTTATGGTGGACTGCAAAGATGGCATGACAGACATGGACAAGGACTTTGCCAACATACTTCGTGAGTTGAAAAAGCCAGTTTATGTAGTAGCCAATAAGGCAGACAATCCTGATCTAGAAATGCAATCTTCTGAATTTTATGCATTGGGACTGGAAAGTGAAGTCTTCTCTATCTCCTCTGCTAGTGGCTCTGGTACAGGAGAGTTGCTAGACCAAGTCGTGACGCACTTCCAAGATGATGATGTTGAAAATCCTGAGGAAGGAATCCCGAGGATCTCTATTCTTGGAAGACCCAATGCTGGAAAATCCTCATTCTTGAATGCCCTATTAGGCAAGGACAGGTCTATCGTCACAGACATCGCTGGTACCACCAGGGATGCTATCAATAGCCGATACAAATTGTTCGGCAAGGATTTCATCCTCACGGACACCGCTGGGATTCGAAAGAAAAGCAAGGTGAGAGAGGATATCGAATTTTATTCCGTACTCCGTGCCATCCAATCCTTACAAGACAGTGATGTCTGCATGGTGATGGTAGATGCTACCCGAGGATTTGAAGCACAGGATATGAGCATCATTGCCTTGGCTGACAAGTACAAAAAAGGGATCATGATCATGGTCAACAAATGGGACTTGATTGAAAACAAGGAGAGCAATACTGCGGAACATTTTAGAAAAGAAATTCAGGAAAAACTGGGCAACCCACTCTCCTATATTCCGATTATTTTCACTTCAGTGCTTACCAAACAAAGGATTTTCCAAGCAATGGAACTAGCCATTGAGGTCAATGAAAATAGAACCAGAAGAGTACCCACTTCGGAACTAAATGAAGTCATGCTACCTGAGATAGAAAGGTATCCACCGCCTGCTTTGAAAGGCAAATACATCAAGATCAAGTACATCACACAGTTACCTACAAAAACGCCTTCGTTTGCCTTCTTCTGCAATCTACCACAATACATCAAAGAACCGTATGAGCGATTCTTGTTGAATAAATTGAGAAGTCACTTCAACTTCCAAGGTGTACCTGTAAAAATCTATTTCCGCCAAAAATAA
- a CDS encoding transcription elongation protein SprT: protein MSHEKHRATFERHLPAGAVAYCFELWKELGFNLKVTGNRVSKYGDYRYDPNSKRHSISVNGGLNPYAFLVTYIHEVAHKTNYDLHQNKVSPHGQEWKHQFKKLMIPMLHEDIFPMDILKPLALHMKNPKATSVSDPVLFKALRNHDNSKSNLFLSEIENGQKFLFRKTIYRKLEERRTRALCIALESSKKYLISGTAPVQVFKN from the coding sequence TTGTCACACGAAAAGCACAGAGCGACATTCGAAAGGCACCTGCCAGCGGGTGCCGTAGCTTATTGCTTTGAGCTGTGGAAAGAACTTGGTTTCAACCTCAAGGTGACTGGCAATCGTGTATCCAAATATGGAGATTACCGCTATGATCCTAACAGCAAGAGACACAGCATATCTGTCAATGGAGGATTAAACCCCTATGCTTTTCTCGTCACTTACATCCACGAGGTAGCTCACAAGACCAACTACGACCTGCATCAAAACAAAGTGAGTCCACACGGCCAAGAATGGAAACACCAGTTCAAAAAACTGATGATCCCAATGCTACACGAAGACATTTTCCCTATGGATATCCTCAAGCCGCTGGCCTTGCATATGAAAAACCCAAAAGCTACCAGTGTCTCTGATCCAGTACTCTTCAAAGCTCTCAGAAACCATGACAATAGCAAATCCAACCTATTCTTGAGTGAGATAGAAAATGGGCAAAAGTTCCTGTTCAGAAAAACCATCTATCGCAAACTCGAAGAGCGTCGCACACGTGCCCTCTGCATTGCACTAGAGTCTAGCAAAAAATACCTCATTTCTGGTACAGCTCCTGTACAGGTGTTTAAGAATTAA
- a CDS encoding YwbE family protein, whose translation MVDGKTRSNIKIGSEVDIVLKKDQRSGTLTRGIVAKLLTKSPSHTHGIKVMLEDGQVGRVKEVLG comes from the coding sequence ATGGTCGACGGCAAAACCAGAAGTAACATCAAAATAGGATCAGAAGTAGATATTGTCCTCAAAAAAGACCAGCGCAGTGGCACACTCACCAGAGGAATCGTTGCTAAACTCCTGACCAAATCCCCCTCACATACCCACGGCATCAAGGTCATGCTCGAAGATGGACAAGTAGGCAGAGTGAAAGAAGTCTTGGGATAA